The region AGGCCCTTGCCGCGCACGTCTTCGACGTACTCGGGCGAATCGTCCCGGAGCAACTCCTTCGCGTGTTCGCCCCGCGTCGTGGCGTTTTCGAGCAGGTCGTACTCCTCGATGGCCTCAAGCGTGAACGCGCCCATCATCGAGCCGAGGAGGTCGCCGCCGCCGAAGGTCGAGCCGAGTCGGTTCTTCTCGCTGGGGAAGAGGTCCGACCGGGAGATGGTGGCACCGACGCGCAGCGCCTTCGCGCTCGCGATGACGTCCGGTTCGATGGGATAGTGATCAGACGCCCAGATTTCGCCCGTCCGGCCGACGCCTGATTGGATCTCGTCGACGACGAGCGGGATGTCGTACTCGTCGGTCACGTCCGCGATTTCCTGCATGAATGTCTCGCTCGGGAAGCGATAGCCGCCGACGCCCTGAATCGGCTCGAGGGTGAGAAACGCGATTTCGTCGGGGTTGATGTGGCCGCCTTCGGGCGAGAGCGAGTTTCGGAGTTGTGAGCCGCCGCCCGCGAAAAAGCCACAGTCACAGCTTCCGGCGTCACACGCGCGGTCGGCACAGAAAGGAATCGTCTCGATGCCGCTGATCTCGGGGTAGTGTCGCGTGAAGACTTCCTTGGATTTGGTGATCGAGAGCGTGCCGAGCGTTCGGCCGTGAAAGCTCCCCTCGAACGAGACGCCGTACTTCGCCGGTGCCCGGTAGTCGTGCGTGACTTTCATCGCGTTCTCCATCGCCTCCGCACCGGAGTTTGAGAGGAAGACCGTGTCCATGCCGTACTGACTCGAGACCTCGATCAACTTCTCCATTAGGTGACTCGAGCCCGGAACCGACGACTCCTCGGGGGTTGGGCCGGCACCGAAGTACATGTCCTGGCCGGCGATCTTCATCGGTTCGACGAGGTCGAACTCGCGGAGTTTCTCGGTGACTTTCGGGTTGTTGTAGCCGAGGGGTGCCGCGCCGATGTGACAGGTGAAATCGAGCAAGACGTTTCCGTCGACGTCGGCGACGAAGGGGCCGTCGGCCTCGCGAGTCACGTCCCAGACGAACTCGTGGGAGTACTCGCTGGGTGCGGCGTGTTCCCCGTGGTAGTCGACCCATTCGCGGGCGTTGGGGCCGGGGAAGGCACCCACGTCCGGTTCCGCAGTATCCCTATCCATACACAGAATATGTGTACGTCATCCATTAAATGTTGTTATAGATGGGCACGATAGTCGGCGACTCGGTGAGTTCCGCCCTCGCTCTGGGCCACGGTGCTCGAGAAACAGCCAAACTCGAAAATCGACGCACGAATACGAAAATCGAATACCGCCGAGGTTCGTCGTTAGTCGTCGTCTCCCGGTTCCGGTGACGCCGTCGGCTCGTCGTCGGTTCGCGTGGAACTCGAGCCAAAGAGCACCGTCTTCTCTTGGAGCAGGACTCGACCCTTCGTAGTGCTGAAGTCGTGGACGAGTGCGAATAAGGCGAGCAGACAGACGAACGCGAACGGTGCGCCCGTAATGACGACTGCTTGCTCGAGTGCGCCGGCTCCCTCGTCACCGCCGAGAATCATGAGGATCGCGGCGGTCAGTCCGAGGACGACGCCCCAGAAGAGGCGGTTGATCGTCGACGGTGACGCTTTACCGCCGGTGGTCATCATCGAGACGGCGAGCGTAGAGGAGTCGGCGGAGGTGACGAAGAACGACGTGACCAGGATCAGGAAGCCGATGATCAGCGCCGACCCGATCGGAATGGTTATGCCAGCGACCGAGAACGAAAGCGCGTCGAACAGGATGAATCCGGACACTTCCGCGCCTGCCTCACCTGCCAGCACCTCACCGAAGTCGGCGATGCCGTTGTGTTGTGCCCACACGGCGGTGCCGCCGACGAACGTGAACCACGGGATGGTCGCAGCGGACGTGGCGACGATGCCCGTAAATGCGACTTCGCGAACGGTTCGGCCCTTCGAAATACGGGCGATGAACAGGCCAGCGAACGGCGACCACGAGAGCGCCCACGCCCAGTAGAAGACCGTCCAGTCTTCGACCCATCCGGTCCCACCCTCTCCGGTTCCGGCTCCAGTGTAGAGGCTCATCGAGACGAAATCGCCGATCATCCCGCCCATGGCTTGCGAGCCGAGCAAGAGGAGGAACATCGTCGGACCGACGATAAACGTGACGAGCATTAACGCGACGAACAGGATCATGTTGAAGTTCGACAGCCGACGAATCCCCTTGTCGATCCCGAGCACCATCGAGATCGTAAAGAGGATGGTCATGGTCGTGACCACGAGCAAGATGCCGGTATCGCCCATGCTGATCCCCCACTGGTAATCCAGCCCGCTGACGAACTGGCTCCCGATGAAGCCGAGCGAGGTCGCGACGCCACCGATCGTCGCGAAGACGGCCAAAATGTCGATGACCTTCGCCGCCGGCCCGTCGAGATTCTCCTTGCCGAGGATCGGCGTGAGCGCCGAGGAGACCCGCAACGGGACCTTATCGTAGTTGTACGCGAAGTAACCGATCGCGATGCCCATGATGGTAAACACCGCGAGTTGGGGCAGCGCCCAGTGGAACAGCGTCTGTTGAATCGCGAGCGGAATCGCTTCGGCGGAGCCGCCCTCGGCTCCGAATAGCGGAT is a window of Natronorubrum sediminis DNA encoding:
- a CDS encoding BCCT family transporter, whose translation is MSSEERGAVGRFVDELDPVVFVFGALLSVGVIAAFFIDQDAVASAIDAAEAEMLSYLSWALLVIVFLIVLFLLFLIVGPWGKIKLGDEDPEYSFLSFFAMLYSAGFAAGVVFWGPTEGLFYYDDPNPLFGAEGGSAEAIPLAIQQTLFHWALPQLAVFTIMGIAIGYFAYNYDKVPLRVSSALTPILGKENLDGPAAKVIDILAVFATIGGVATSLGFIGSQFVSGLDYQWGISMGDTGILLVVTTMTILFTISMVLGIDKGIRRLSNFNMILFVALMLVTFIVGPTMFLLLLGSQAMGGMIGDFVSMSLYTGAGTGEGGTGWVEDWTVFYWAWALSWSPFAGLFIARISKGRTVREVAFTGIVATSAATIPWFTFVGGTAVWAQHNGIADFGEVLAGEAGAEVSGFILFDALSFSVAGITIPIGSALIIGFLILVTSFFVTSADSSTLAVSMMTTGGKASPSTINRLFWGVVLGLTAAILMILGGDEGAGALEQAVVITGAPFAFVCLLALFALVHDFSTTKGRVLLQEKTVLFGSSSTRTDDEPTASPEPGDDD
- a CDS encoding aminotransferase class III-fold pyridoxal phosphate-dependent enzyme — encoded protein: MDRDTAEPDVGAFPGPNAREWVDYHGEHAAPSEYSHEFVWDVTREADGPFVADVDGNVLLDFTCHIGAAPLGYNNPKVTEKLREFDLVEPMKIAGQDMYFGAGPTPEESSVPGSSHLMEKLIEVSSQYGMDTVFLSNSGAEAMENAMKVTHDYRAPAKYGVSFEGSFHGRTLGTLSITKSKEVFTRHYPEISGIETIPFCADRACDAGSCDCGFFAGGGSQLRNSLSPEGGHINPDEIAFLTLEPIQGVGGYRFPSETFMQEIADVTDEYDIPLVVDEIQSGVGRTGEIWASDHYPIEPDVIASAKALRVGATISRSDLFPSEKNRLGSTFGGGDLLGSMMGAFTLEAIEEYDLLENATTRGEHAKELLRDDSPEYVEDVRGKGLMLAVEFDSPGRRDAVVEESLERGLLTLGCGKQTIRLLPPLDSSEREIELGIGIFLEAIEAAGASAKAA